One genomic region from Clostridium saccharobutylicum DSM 13864 encodes:
- a CDS encoding YnfA family protein: MEIIKSMFYFILAGIFEIGGGYLIWIWLRDGKSFLYGIVGAIVLILYGIIPTFQPANSNFGKVYAPYGGIFIVLSILWGWKIDNVTPDKFDLIGGAVALIGVIIIMYAPRS; the protein is encoded by the coding sequence ATGGAAATCATAAAATCTATGTTTTATTTTATATTAGCAGGAATATTTGAAATCGGAGGCGGATACCTTATATGGATATGGTTACGTGATGGAAAAAGTTTTTTATATGGAATTGTAGGAGCAATAGTATTGATTTTATATGGTATAATTCCTACATTTCAACCTGCAAATTCGAATTTTGGTAAAGTGTATGCGCCATATGGTGGAATATTTATTGTATTATCAATTTTATGGGGATGGAAAATTGATAATGTAACACCTGATAAATTTGATTTGATTGGAGGAGCTGTAGCATTAATAGGTGTTATTATAATTATGTATGCACCTAGAAGTTAG